A genome region from Deinococcus sp. KNUC1210 includes the following:
- the uvrB gene encoding excinuclease ABC subunit UvrB → MLRVESNYTPSGDQPTAIRSLVDGLDSGLKYQTLLGATGTGKTYTMAKVIEETGRPALIMAPNKILTAQLASEFREFFPGSAVEFFISYYDYYQPEAYVPGKDLFIEKDANINHEIERLRHSATRSLLTRPDTIVVASVSCIYGLGDPEEYRALNLLLKVGTPIGRDAILDRLVTMQYERNDIELAPGRFRAKGDTLEIWPSYDEQPLRLELWGDDLDRIQVVHPVTGDKLADLDATVVYPAKHYVASAGNVERAIVNIQTELDERVEYFKSMGKLLEAQRIKERTMYDLEMLKVLGYCSGIENYSRHIDGRSPGATPYTMLDYFPDNFVTFIDESHVTVPQIGGMANGDRARKQTLVDYGFRLPSALDNRPLNFQEFLEKTGQTVFVSATPGPYERDVSDSTADQIIRPTGLVDPPVSVRPIQGQIEDLLGRIRQRASVGERVLVTTLTKRMSEDLSEYLLEKGVRARYMHSDIDSVERQVIIRDLRLGHYDVLIGINLLREGLDLPEVSLVAILDADKPGFLRSERALIQTIGRAARNINGEVILYGDSITPAMQYAMDETRRRREKQTAHNLEHGITPTSITKGIRSVIRGEEEAELPQPGELGTDKDSLTAQLTDLELDMWQASEDLDFEKAASLRDQIRAIEAKLQGKEFSQPTIPGQKVRRRGRR, encoded by the coding sequence ATGCTCAGGGTAGAATCTAACTACACGCCGTCCGGAGACCAGCCGACCGCCATTCGCAGCCTCGTGGACGGCCTGGACAGCGGCCTGAAGTACCAGACGCTGCTGGGCGCGACCGGCACAGGCAAGACCTACACCATGGCGAAAGTGATCGAGGAGACCGGGCGGCCAGCCCTGATCATGGCCCCCAACAAGATCCTGACCGCCCAGCTCGCCAGCGAGTTCCGCGAGTTTTTCCCCGGCAGCGCCGTCGAATTCTTCATCTCGTACTACGACTACTATCAGCCCGAAGCGTATGTGCCGGGCAAAGACCTGTTTATCGAGAAAGACGCCAACATCAACCACGAGATCGAGCGGCTGCGGCACAGTGCCACCAGGAGCCTGCTGACGCGCCCCGATACCATCGTGGTGGCGTCGGTGAGCTGCATCTACGGCCTGGGCGACCCGGAAGAGTACCGCGCCCTGAATCTGCTGCTGAAGGTGGGGACACCGATTGGCCGCGACGCCATTCTCGACCGTCTGGTAACCATGCAGTACGAGCGCAACGATATCGAACTGGCTCCGGGCCGCTTCCGGGCGAAGGGCGACACGCTGGAAATCTGGCCCAGCTACGACGAACAGCCGCTGCGCCTGGAACTCTGGGGCGACGATCTCGACCGCATTCAGGTGGTGCATCCGGTTACGGGCGACAAGCTGGCCGATCTCGACGCGACGGTGGTGTATCCGGCGAAGCACTATGTGGCGAGCGCCGGAAACGTGGAACGCGCCATCGTCAATATTCAGACGGAACTCGACGAGCGGGTCGAGTATTTCAAGAGCATGGGCAAGCTGCTGGAGGCCCAGCGCATCAAAGAACGCACGATGTACGACCTCGAAATGCTCAAGGTGCTGGGCTACTGCTCGGGCATCGAGAACTATTCACGGCACATCGACGGGCGTTCTCCCGGTGCGACGCCGTACACCATGCTCGACTACTTTCCCGACAACTTCGTTACCTTTATCGACGAGTCGCACGTGACGGTGCCGCAGATCGGCGGCATGGCCAACGGCGACAGAGCGCGCAAGCAGACGCTGGTGGACTACGGTTTCCGGCTGCCGAGCGCCCTGGACAACCGCCCGCTGAACTTTCAGGAGTTTCTGGAAAAGACCGGGCAGACGGTGTTCGTGAGCGCGACCCCCGGCCCCTACGAGCGCGATGTCAGCGACAGCACCGCCGATCAGATCATCCGGCCCACCGGCCTGGTCGATCCGCCGGTCAGCGTGCGCCCGATTCAGGGCCAGATCGAAGACCTGCTGGGGCGCATCCGGCAGCGGGCCAGCGTGGGCGAGCGGGTGCTGGTCACGACGCTCACCAAGCGCATGTCGGAAGATCTGAGCGAGTATCTGCTGGAAAAAGGCGTGCGGGCGCGGTACATGCACTCCGATATCGACAGTGTGGAACGGCAGGTCATCATCCGGGATCTGCGGCTGGGACACTACGACGTGCTGATCGGCATCAACCTGCTGCGCGAGGGCCTGGACCTGCCGGAAGTGTCGCTGGTCGCCATTCTGGACGCCGACAAGCCGGGCTTTCTGAGAAGCGAGCGGGCGCTGATCCAGACGATTGGCCGCGCCGCCCGCAACATCAACGGTGAGGTGATTCTGTACGGCGACAGCATCACGCCCGCCATGCAGTACGCGATGGACGAGACGCGCCGCCGACGCGAGAAACAGACGGCGCACAACCTCGAACACGGCATCACGCCGACCAGTATCACCAAGGGTATCCGCAGCGTCATTCGCGGCGAGGAGGAAGCCGAGCTGCCGCAGCCGGGCGAACTCGGCACCGACAAGGACAGCCTGACCGCCCAGCTCACCGATCTGGAACTCGACATGTGGCAGGCCTCCGAGGACCTGGACTTCGAGAAGGCGGCCAGCCTGCGCGACCAGATTCGCGCCATTGAAGCCAAGTTGCAGGGCAAGGAGTTCTCGCAGCCGACCATTCCCGGGCAGAAGGTCAGGCGGCGCGGGCGGCGGTAA